The Melitaea cinxia chromosome 16, ilMelCinx1.1, whole genome shotgun sequence genome contains the following window.
CATGaagctattaaaattataaccaaACAATACAAACCTGTtaataacacatttatttacGATGGTGCTTCAACTAATACCGCCACTTTCACATTTTAATGTAGCTTTTTctataaattgaattaaaatctgataaaatactttggttttttttaattgcatgtAGTATTAGCTCTAAGtaataaagaacttttttaaagatgtattttTAGTGCTACAATtaccttataaataaaatcttttcataTGTAATTTACTTTTCAAAATATCACTGCAATTGGAGTTTAATTACTGAAAGCTCCGAGGTTTAACTACAATaatgatatatgaaaaaaaaaatacataagcaATGTGACTTCAAACTGACTGAACTGAACTAAAACTGAATTTTACTGATATGATTCTTTTGTAATTGATTTAAATCTAGATCAAAGATTTAGCATAGGGTTAACTCCGACAATTTGAATAATGAACTTAACATGATTTATgtaaatactaaattatataatttttatttattttttacaaacttaCATACAGTACAATAAGTATCACACAtccagataaaataaaaatttattatttgtaatttgaaaataacaaatgaCAGGCCACAGGGGTTAAAATAGACACAATATTGTTCTTCAAAGTTGTGTATTTCCAGATAGGATATCAATCAATTTAGTTGCAgaggttttaaaaaaaattgttgtaaatattttcattaacaatTTCCAACtcataaattagataaaataacatcacatgataaaaaaaaaaaataaaacaaactatacATTTGGCTAAAATCCACATGGCAGGCTTATGATACATTATAACAACAGTAGgatttcaataatatatatgcACAAGACTGTGAAACAGCCATAGTTTTACAACACAGCATTGAGGATCTCTCATCGGTTGCTTACTTATTTCATCTTAGCCATAATTTTAACCGCAATGCGTCTACACCATTTAAATAGTATCGAAATAAGCGTTTGTCTCTCACGAAACCTAAGTTTTCATAAAGTTTAAGTGCAGGTTTATTTGTGATTTCTGTTTCTAACACAACTTCATCAGCATTGTCTTCTATCATTgcctgaaaaaacaaaaaagattttagATTACAAAGATTAGAGATTACAAGTGATAATTTAGACCACTTTATggacatttaatttaaactattgGATGTTAGCATTATCATTCCCAACAAGCAAAAGCCATAAAAATAATCTGAATTGACACATATTACATCATACTTCTCAAGATTGCATATAATAGGCTGcctaaagtttttgtttatgaTGTGTGTCTTGCAAAGagtaaaaaattttgtattcttattaaaatctaattaataAAGACAATATGTATTGaattaaagaaaatgtttgaGTGTAAGTCAGTTCACattttagtttcatttattACTATAGTCATCACGAAATAATAGGCCCATTTTGTCATTTGTCATCGGGACGTAAATAGTGAAATAACCATACGACTCTTTTACGATTTGATTATGTTATATAAAGtgcatgtaattaaaattttgatcagaaatttaacttaaactttaatattgtaggtaatttgaaataataatatggtacaaaaggtcaatttgtctttattttttatttttatattattttttaatgttgcacgaatttcaatcattataatgaaacaattttttcaattttactgctatattttatttacggcTTCGAGCACAAagctcttttttttttcagtaaagatcactacacaatatttaattacgattGAAATCAAATGAAGCTGGTGAAattcagtaataaaaaaataatagtataaaaaaaagacagaatgTAATTGTTTTTGAGACATTTCCTAgtaattagaaattgcatgctacTATAAAGTAAGTGCAAAGTAAGTAAAAGAGTACTCCTAATttattctatcatattatttaacgtgccaaaaatgtacataatttttaaaaacagtgTTAATATAAATTCTATTATTGTTTGTTACAATTTTGTACCAAATTATGTTCAGagtatttgtcaaatgtcaaaaACGGGCTTCTTATTTAGTGCCGAGTATAGTACCAAATTTTTCAATTACGGAAATATTCCTACGTTGCAATTTTGTTCACAAAAACTTGTCatcaaaaaacatataaatatattgtgtatttttctTACCCTTATTGCTTTCTGTACTAATCTAGAACCTATCTTCTTTTTCCTGTATTTTTCATCAACAGCCAGCATAGCGATGTATCCCCTTTTGACATTATTTCTATGCATATCTAGCTTACAAACGATGGCACCAATACATTTGCCTTCATGACTTGCCAAGAAGCATAGTTTAGGCcagttatgaataaaatatctatatgtGTAGATAGAATAAGGTTCTGATAAATCTTTTTGGATGAGTCTCATAATTTCTGGCATTTGTAATTCAGATTCGTaagaaataatttcaattttttcggAGTGTTCTTGGAGCATTGCATGTTCAAGGTCTTCAATTTTGTCCAACTTACTACATCTGACCTCTAAGGAGTCATTTTCGGGATGTTGCCTCGTTTTCACATCACTACACTGTACACTATTTACATTCGTTTTGACTTCACTAGGTGCTGCGTCTTGTGCTATTATAGGTTCtacatttaaaacattgtcACTATCTTTAGAATGGTCACTCGATCCATTCGTTAAGTTACTATTAAGACTGTTAATATGAAGAGTTTTAACTAATGCCTCACTTAATTTGTTCTCATTCCACGTTTTTGTATCTTCAGTCGTTTCCGGAGGATCTTTggccattttatttttatttttcatacttgCATTTTTCTGACTGCAATTGATATTTTGCAAATTTTCTTCCGCGAGTTGACTCATATTGGTGTTATTCTATCTATCCTATCTAAACATCTAAACAATCATAAGCTCGTATCAATTACAGAAAAGCATTTTATTACTATACAAACATTTTCTTGTCAAAATCGTAAGATTATTACCGACATCTTGGTATAAATGTATTACTATGACTACGATAGAAAACGTGACTGCTAATTTCtgttcttattttataattgattacTATAGAAAAATGAGTAATTCAAAACGGGACATACGAAAATATTCaaggaaaatattaaatttacaataagtCCAAGTTTAATCTCTCCACAATCACATTGCAAAAatgatgacttttttttaatttattcagagCTGGATTCGAGTCCTTCGCTCTAAACTGTacacatttttacatattaaaaataagacaataatattatataattataaacaaaatcttctaaatttcatattttttctttattatatcttCTTTATCGACGAacatataaatttgaataatggtttaaaaaatctTGGATTGGCTAATATTTCTTCTGGGCGACAgggagtatttattttattttctgagcaaatgttatttatatccGAAGTCAGGATTAATCTATGTAACTTCAATGACGCGCATTTAAAAACAATgtggtttatatattatattttaagaatgtaaattacattattgcatccaacaccgagattaacgacgtcaaaatattacaatttcgcggttGTTACCAGGTTTATGAAGTTGCACCcagaattataaatttataatttatgataatttagttttacttaattatttgcgcgttaaaatttatgaaaaaaaggaTCAATAACATTTGTTTGCGCGTGTCCTCGTTTTtgagaaaaatcaaaatcaaaattgggTGCTACAATGCCAGCACCTAAAAAAGAAATCCTCTTTTGGCTTAAAAATGGcagtattgaatatttttatttatacatatcgaCTGCGCATGACACGCGCAGATGGCAACCGAAAGAATTAATGAGCTATAATaactcaataataaattattaatattttaatattttttatcgggAAATAATCAGTGCGTTCTACTACGCGAATCCATATTGAATTAAtgttttactccaatccataCGAGGGCATTTAGTGGAACACGcccaataagttttttttttggagctTATGGCCTGGTATCTAGATCTTTAGGCCAAGCCTTGAgtatttttattcgatttattACACGCCCAATAAGTCAAGCCACACTGCCACAGTTTTTCTTTAATGGCCACGTGATTCTATGACTTCTCTTTTTATAACTAAACTAGTATCTCGcgccggcttcgcacggatatttaagaaaaatttcaatttttttattgtttcctaatttttttgaaaatgtaatatagcctatgtcacccgcggatagtgtagcttcccgaCAGTGagagaatttttcaaatatatagcATGAGCAGGCAGTCGAGCGATGCGGAGCAGAGGGGAATGACTCGCCTTAGGTATCTCAAGGAAAGAACGCTGGCTCGCCGAGATTTGAATGTTTCGCTGCTAATTACTTCTAACGAcgatatctcaaaaactatatatatatatatatatatatatatatatatatactttattgcactcaaaaaatacatgtaaaaacaacataagaataatatttatggcaaaggtggacttatctctgaaagagatttcttccagtcaacccatggtcatgagtaagtgtttaatATAGCGGGCAAACAGTGGAAGAAGATTTAcaaagaacaagaaaaaaaaacgtaaaaaaaaagaaaagataataaatttgataaatctatacatatatattcaaatatatatatatatatatatacatatacgtacactacacatacatatacacatacatacatatacacatatacacacatatatatataatatactacatactaacaaatacatgaatagatacataccaaaatacaaaaatacacttGTACACAtacttaaacatataaaaactcACTACAAtacatacgtaaatacatacatattctatagatgattacacatttgctagtgaaagcaagtgtttctttaatttatatttaaaggaaacaagggaaggactagttCTGATGTCACTTGGGAGATTGTTCCATAGTACGGAGGCGCGTACCGTAaatgaatttaacttaaattttgtgttacattTCGGTATATCTAACATAGCTTCTCTGCCAGGGCGCCTCACAGTGGGCTGAAATTCACGTTTCAtagacattcaaatttattttttcaagtgacGCTTTTTTTGCTTGAATGCGATTGAGAATAACTGCTATATGCCTTATATAATGAACTTTCAGGTTTATAGTCGTAAACAGCGcacttagaatttttttttaaaaaatttgtatggAGTCGACATAATAAATGATGATATCTCCATAATCGCACAATTGCGCCTAATATCCTCttaggttattaaaatataaattatttttgattttttgacatACTTCATGCTGCGGTCAagcgtgcgttttttttttaaaaatctttaaaaaatttaccaattttgttttcttattttttggtttttaactaATATCAAGATTTACATGGGTGTATATATACTTTACATTTACTCAAATTAGTTGTGTGCTAAATTAGAAagtgaaattcattaaaaaccataaaaaggtttaattattacaataaaaatataatttgataaaattaaataaggctatgaatatattatttttattattgccttTTCTGTATCGCTATCTTCAGAGCCGAACTCAAAGTTAAAGTTTATTTCAGCAATATCCCTAAACTGGAATCCAGGTGTTTGAAAATTCAGCAGATCCAATGTTTCAGCAaacacatttttctttttctttgcattCATTCGTTGGGTCTTACTGCTGAAATATGTGGATCGGCCGAAAGAAGAAggcaaattaaaatatcttcatTGGAACATAGTCTGCTCTTCTTACGTGAGTGATGTTCTCTGAATTTTCTGAAGTCTTTGTTCCTCGCTTCTAAAGTCTCTTCAGATAAATTCCCAATCGGTAGTATTGCGTTACAAGCGATAATTTCGGTTCCATGAAGCAGTATCATGTGCACTGTTGATGGCATGTAGTACCAGTTGTATAATTCTACATACCGTTCAGTAGTTATGTGCGCATATTCTTTAAATTTCGAAACATTGATGGATTAACGTGAAGTTATGGCTTGCAAAATTACAGAAAATCTTCGAATCAGAAATCTACAGAAGATGACTTGATGGAGTTCGGACTTTCTTCACTATATGTGCGCATAAACATGATCGAAtgtctttttcatataaattagaTATTAAGAAGTGGTCTGCTAGAAGAGAAAGTGAGAAAGCCGCAGTGGATGCAAGAACGGAACCTATCCAAGCCAAGTTCAAAACGGAACTAACCTATTAATCGATGTCTTAAGATAAGGTTATGGCACAACTAACGACGGGAACACTGCACGa
Protein-coding sequences here:
- the LOC123660811 gene encoding N-alpha-acetyltransferase 30-like, with product MSQLAEENLQNINCSQKNASMKNKNKMAKDPPETTEDTKTWNENKLSEALVKTLHINSLNSNLTNGSSDHSKDSDNVLNVEPIIAQDAAPSEVKTNVNSVQCSDVKTRQHPENDSLEVRCSKLDKIEDLEHAMLQEHSEKIEIISYESELQMPEIMRLIQKDLSEPYSIYTYRYFIHNWPKLCFLASHEGKCIGAIVCKLDMHRNNVKRGYIAMLAVDEKYRKKKIGSRLVQKAIRAMIEDNADEVVLETEITNKPALKLYENLGFVRDKRLFRYYLNGVDALRLKLWLR